AATATCAAGTTTGGTTGCCAAATTTGTGGCTTCTTCAAACCAAAATTCATGATAAACTTCAATATTTTCCATCACTTCATTTAGTGAATGCAGCACTGCAGTCAAGCTACTGGCTGCAAAGAAGACATCAGAGGTTTGCCCCTGAAGATTTTTCCCAAAGGCTCTTGTAAAAGATAGAACATTTTTAAGAACAACAATGGTAACGATGAAATCAAAATCTGTTACTGCACTACAGAGTACAAATGCTCGACCAGCTATACAGTTATTCCATCTAATATTTGTGTCACTATTTATACCATCTAAACATAAAACAAGTGCTTGAAGGAGGTCCACTAAGATCTCAAAAGCATCATGCCTGCCTGTCCACTGAGAATGGCaaatttccttcagttctttgccCCTTTCTTCATTGTTCtgaaagaggacagaaattacaCTGTCAAGCTCTAAAAGCAATTGTGGTGATCgatggaaaaaagaacaaacttccTCAATTGTTCCTAATGCAACAGATACTCCTGTAACAGGCACTGATTTTGCCAACCACATATTTAAGGCACAGGAAGAACAGAGTGTGTAGACAGCTTGGGGATACTTCTCTAAAAGTCTTGAAGCAACAACtttcattttggaagaaaatCCACTGGACACAATGTAAGCCTGGCCACGACAGTACTCCATGTTTAATCCCCACTTCTCAGTTATCGTAGTGTGAAATTTCACAGCCAAAATTTCTGCATCAGCTTCATAAGGCAGGAAGCCCACAAATTCCTCTCTCAGGTTATGAGCTTCGTCGACAAACCTAACTAACACAGGCAGGTGCTCTTCCCCTGCTATGTCCACCACATCGTCAGTGATGATGGAAAAGAAGTGAGAGTCTCTCACTTCCCTGAGGGTTTCTTCTCGAATGCAGCTCTCACAGATCTCAagcatctgtttctgttgtgtttttgaACAGAACAGTGTGTTAACTGCTGTTGTCTCAAAGCGTTTTCTCAGAACCTCTTCACCAGAATTTATCCGGCACTCCAGCAGTGCTTGAAAGTTATCAGGAGTGAAGAGACCTTCTGGGATTTCATCAGCTTCATGTCCATCCAGAGGTATGTTTTGTTTTCCCATAagaatcaaaatttcaaataaagattttaagtattctttgttttccttctcctcaAGGGTTAAAGGTAAAATGTCTTCATCCTGCTCTTCACTCCCTTCTTCTGCACTAGGGTTCTGAGCATtgctgttgtttatttctttatgtttttgttcCTGTTCAGAAGTTtcatcaactggaaaacaaagaattaattttataaacaggCTCATAAAGAAtcatacaaacaaaaattttacatttttgattggttaaatatttaaaatatataaatgcattcattcaacactcATGGGGCACCTACTAGACTATAGACTAGGATACAGAGATTAAAAGAAGATACTCACACTCTTGTGGTGGAGACAAACACTGTGAATGGATATATTTTAATCCTACATGTTAAATGCTATTATGAGAGGAATAATTTCTTATAAACTTAATAAGGCACATCACATATACAGAGCAATAACAGACAGTCCATGCCATCAGAAAATGGAAGGGGAAGAAAACTAATACTTATTGAGACACTGTGTTGGCATTTTACATGTAGCACACTGCTCCCTCTACAGCCAGGCGGTATCAACcccatttgacaaatgaggacAGTAAataattgcccaaggtcacagatggAGGTGAAATTCAAATCCAGGCTTATCTGGCTCCAAGGTCCACGCTGACACTGTTTCTATACTTTTATATGGGAGATGAGGCAGTTATACAAACTAATACCATATAAAGTATACTCATGCAATTTTTAGGGCTAATATTAGAATATTAGAAATCTTAGCCTACTCTCTTCATATCTGGATAaaaaaactgaggccctgaggtTAAGGGTCCTGACCATAGTCATATACAAAAGTCCTGGTCCTTGTGGTCCCTCTAGGTTCACTTTTTAACCATCATGGGTTATTAGAAGCtccaacaacaaaataaatacgtAGTTCCCCAAATCTGGCACCCTGTTTTAAGGCACTGTATAGAATACTCTTTCCGCCTTTCTTTGCTTGAGTCCatgtctcctcatctataaagggGGGAAATAATAGTACTTACCCTCAGGATTATTGTGAGAATAACATGAATTAATAtaagtaaagcacttagaataatgacttggcacacagtaagtactcaataaaaagttatgttaataataataatagcagtaggaggaggaggcaggaaaagaggaGTACTGCTAATAACTGACAAGAACAAAAAACCTTCTGGTTCTCATCCTTTGGTGACACAGGCTCAGGCATCAGTACCTGGGGAATGGTTATTGTGACTCTGCCCTCTATAAGGCCAAGTGTCTCCACAACatttattccttaaatatttaccaagaaCTTAGCATGCACCACACTGGACGGACAGAGATTCTGCTCCTTTCCTTCCCTACACTAGGACATGCTGCCTGTGTGCCTGCCACCCCTACCACATTGGGAGCACCTAGTGGGGAGAAGGCCAAGTGCACGGCATAGTGGCACCCAATGAAGACAAACTGAACTAAGACTTCAGTCTCACAGACAATTCCAGACCACAGGACAATGCCTACCACACTCTAACATCATTCTCACAGTAGATGTTTGgacaaaaacatatttatttgtcCTTACCAGGTCAAGGCCTTTTAAAAAGGCATTCAGAAGTTGAGTCATTAACACTAtcacttactttttttctgtttcagtgtcCTGATTTCATCTTCACtctaaatgacaagaaaaaataaaaaactttgaGAAAACTGAACTCTAGTATATCATCACAGATTCACAAGTAAAAAGCATACTATGCGTCAAATTTAATTCTTTCAAGAACAAAAATTCTTCATAAGGAATACATTCTTCATATAGACAGATGACAGGAAAACCAGAACAATAATTTGCTAATGATTCCAAGCTTATAAGAAAATACTAGAGGGTAAAGAATACATCATTTAACTTGCTTTGTATCTGAATCATCATAATTTGGAGTTACAAGTGTTCACTGGCTAATAAAAGGCATGAAAATATATGATGGCACTTGGGGTCAAGTTCAACGGGCCATGAACCATGCCCCCTGTCCGATCAAACCCTGGGGGAATGCCACGTAAAAGAGAGTTGCTGGATGCCAGAACCCAACACAAAAGCTATGAGAAATCTCTGGGAAGCAGAAAGTGACAGAGTGCCAATATGGAAGAGAAATAGATACATACAACATGGAGAACTAAGTGGCATATACAAGGTTAGTTAGACTGAGGAAGAACTTCCCAGagtgtccttttctctccctctaacCCACTACAATTCTTAGATCACAACCCAGCCCATTACTATTCTGGGGCAAGAAAGCAGCAGTACCAGTTACAGCTGGAGACAGTACGGTACCTGCTGAGCAGCATGGAACATGATACTAAGAACAAGAAACATAAGCAGGCTAGCTAACCTGGAACATTCCCTTTTTATCCTATGGGCTGCAGAGTTACAAGGATGGCCGATCTGGAAGAGTGCACCTGCCATAAGGTATCTGAGGTTCCACAAGGGGCAGAGAACAGGGAAATGATAGCTACAGGATGGGAAGTGGTTGAACTCCTCACTCCTGGTACGTATTACTAAGAAGAAAGCTGATGTGGAGGACTGTTGTATAGTGTCAGCATTAAGCTATAAGAAGTCccagaaaaaacaataaatataggGTAAGAAAtgcatgagaaataaaaactgacaacttCTCAGAACTTAAACATGTTAgtctggggaagaaaaaaacctcacATCTAAATATGGTTTAGTGAAattgaaaatgtcaaatataaagaaaaaaatactgaaggcTTTGAGGGAGAAAAAACTTATCACCTAAAAAGGAACAAGAATCAGGCTGGCATCAGACTTTAATAGTAATAACGAAtgcaaaaaaattagaaagaatatCACACAGACTATATGTACCCTCTGTGCATCATGTTAACATTTAgggggaaagtttttaaaaataagcccaTGTctggaaactaaaaacaaaaataattttatactaaAGAAAACGGGAAATTACAAAACACTCATAGTTGAACAAGGAAAACACTACATGTCTAAAATTGTAGGATACAGCTACAACATACTTAGACATTTATAGCTttgaatatacataaatatgagTTAAACATTCAAGAAGCTAAAAGTAAATCCCTCAAATCAAGAAGAGACCAATAAAACAACTCACAAGTACAGCAGTCAGTGATAAAACTCACtactgtttctttgaaaagaccactaaaataattttaggagtagagaaaggaaagcatCCCCAAATCCTACATGAAGTTCATAAACTGCTGGAAACAtataaaactccaagaagaaagagaaaccaataaataaatggaaatggtAATCAAAATAATCCCTCACCCACCCCAAGCCCTGTGATGGTTTTACCAAGTTCAACTTAACTATCAAGAGCAGAGAGTATCTACCTTATACAAGTTTTTCTAGaattaagagagaagaaaagaaaagctatccaactcattttatgaggctaacAGAACCCTGATATCGTAACTGGATGAGAGgagtacatgaaaagaaaattatcgGCCAACACttataattataaatgcaaaacttttgataaaatattgACCAACTGAACCGAATAGTGtatgaaaattaagagaaatataCTGTAATCAGTTAGGGTTCATCATAGGAATGCAAAGATAGTTCAACATCAGAATATCCATCAATGTTATTCATGGctttaaagaatggaaaaaaaaaaaagaactcaacagATGCaatgaaagtatttgaaaaattcaacaaGTTATGATTAAAATTCTGAATATGAGGACTAGAAGTAAATACAGAGAATTTCtttaacttaataaaaattatctaaaaataccaacaaaaacatcatacttaatggaaCAAGTCAAGTGGACCAGCTTGCTTACTTACTACTGGGACTATTCAATACAGTACTAGAGATGCTCTTGACTAACCAATAAGACAGGCaacagaaacaaattaaaattggaAGAACTGAAAGAGGCAAATTTGTCTTTACTGGTAGATGATACAACCAACTAAATAGAAAACTCAGTAGactattagaattaattttaaaaagggtcTTCAAAATTGCTGGAAACAATCTCAACCAGAAATATATAATCTATACCTACAAAAACCATAAGGTATTTAGAAAGTAATTAATCTAAGGAAGGATGTACAAATTCTTCTAAAGAATTGCAACAAAAATCCtgaaattttttcaaatctttgaCTTTTTGTACTCCTGGAAGTATTTTAATAGTCTTTCCAAATAATTAGTATTTAGTTTTGTCAATGATTGCTGTTACTTgatagctattttatttttttctatttatgtataGGACTAATTAATATTGTAAAGATGGTAATTCAAAgcatttaataatgaaaatatcaaaagaatttCTAGAACTTGACAAAGGGATGCTCAAATTCACTTGGAGGAATAAAGATCTACAAATAGCTAAGACAACTGCAAAAAAGAAGAGTTAAGAAACCACTCTATTTGAAAGTAAAAGATACTATAAAGCAATGGTAATAAAAACAGTGTAGTACAGctgcaaacaaacaaatcttCCAATGGAATATAGTAAGAGTTTTCAGAAACAGCCTAGCATATACATAAACTTGGTATATGACAGAGGTGGTATCTTATACCAGATGAATTAATAGGCCATGTTGGGAAAACTTGATctctataaagagaaaaataaaattagatctcTATTGGACACCATACATACAAAttcaaatggatcaaagattgaAATATGAAAggtaaacacagaagaaaatgaggaaaattggATAAATGTTATCTTAAAAAAGCACATAGTGGGTGAACTGAAATGACATATTAAGTACACTAACATGGATACCATAAGGGAGGGGAGGAATAGGAATGCTAAtactggaagaaggaaaaaataaacaaaataagggTCCTGCTGGTGGTAATGATAACAGAATGCCATGGTCTGAGGAGTCTGAgtaatttaattttgttcatttgagGTCAACAAAAAACAGGTAGGTTTCAATCATCAGAACTAAAGGATattaaaggaatataaaaatgtgcACAAAGATGCCACATAGAGAGATATAAAAGCTTTTTCTAAACCCTGTCAGTACTCAATAATTATAGAATCCTTATCTCTAGTAAAACTATCCATGTCtcaactttccttttctttatcccTTTGTGATGAATTCTGAAAATATACCTCAGCTCCACTTCCCTTACTGCAGAAGAAAAAGtgttttcccccttcttccctgGAAGAGAATGAGTTGGGGGTCTGTAATTAACAGCACATTCTGGTTCAAGTCAATGAGTGTGAACAAGCTAGATCTGAGGAAGATTTTCCAATTTAAATACTAAAACAAACTAATCATCTTGTGTTGAGGCTACTTCAAAAATAACCATAGCATTCATTTCCCATAATGCTACCTTTGAAGTAGAGAGTAACTTGGTTCAAATTTAACATGAATGCATCTATACTTGATTTCATATTATGGGGAAGCACACTGACATACCAATTCTTTTATTCGTTTTCTGTGTCTACTATGCGGATTATTCAAATGGCTGGTAAGATCAAATATTGTTGGTATTGCATTATCTCGAAGAACTGTCCTGTAAggactctgaaaaagaaaaatatgttaattcaGAGACAGtccttaaaaatgtattacacaTAAATGAAATTCTATGTTAACAATTTTCCCAATACTCCTTCAACTCCAACTCTAAAGATGCAGAACTGATGATGTTAGTCCAGATCAGCTTATTatttccaactctttttacatTTGCCCTtctgcataaaaaataaaatgtatttgcattttgcatgtatttttctaATGCAATCTCCCAGCTACTTTATCTGTTCTGCCCTTCCATGAGCAGGCACAAAAGTTTCTCAAATAATCTATCCTCTTTTATGTTCTATAATTCTTCCCTCCATTACCTGCTGTTCAGTCCACTTTTGCTACTATTACTAAGAAACATCAAAGCACCATGAAATAATATTGGACTGGGACCCAGGAGACCTTGGGGCTAGTCCGAACTCTACCAGCAACTTACTCTGAGACCCTAGCCAAATACTCTCTGAGACCCTGGCCAAATACTTTCCCTTTTTGgactctgtttcctcttcttaataaatttaatatattgaaTTAGAATAACACTTcctaaa
This Camelus ferus isolate YT-003-E chromosome 10, BCGSAC_Cfer_1.0, whole genome shotgun sequence DNA region includes the following protein-coding sequences:
- the THAP12 gene encoding 52 kDa repressor of the inhibitor of the protein kinase isoform X1 → MPNFCAAPNCTRKSTQSDLAFFRFPRDPARCQKWVENCRRADLEDKTPDQLNKHYRLCAKHFETSMICRTSPYRTVLRDNAIPTIFDLTSHLNNPHSRHRKRIKELSEDEIRTLKQKKIDETSEQEQKHKEINNSNAQNPSAEEGSEEQDEDILPLTLEEKENKEYLKSLFEILILMGKQNIPLDGHEADEIPEGLFTPDNFQALLECRINSGEEVLRKRFETTAVNTLFCSKTQQKQMLEICESCIREETLREVRDSHFFSIITDDVVDIAGEEHLPVLVRFVDEAHNLREEFVGFLPYEADAEILAVKFHTTITEKWGLNMEYCRGQAYIVSSGFSSKMKVVASRLLEKYPQAVYTLCSSCALNMWLAKSVPVTGVSVALGTIEEVCSFFHRSPQLLLELDSVISVLFQNNEERGKELKEICHSQWTGRHDAFEILVDLLQALVLCLDGINSDTNIRWNNCIAGRAFVLCSAVTDFDFIVTIVVLKNVLSFTRAFGKNLQGQTSDVFFAASSLTAVLHSLNEVMENIEVYHEFWFEEATNLATKLDIQMKLPGKFRRAQQGNLETQLTSESYYKETLSVPTVEHIIQELKDIFSEQHLKALKCLSLVPSVMGQLKFNTSEEHHADMYRSDLPNPDTLSAELHCWRIKWKHRGKDIELPSTIYEALHLPDIKFFPNVYALLKVLCILPVMKVENERYENGRKRLKAYLRNTLTDQRSSNLALLNINFDIKHDLDLMVDTYIKLYTSKSELPTANSETIENT